In a single window of the Allobranchiibius huperziae genome:
- the gltB gene encoding glutamate synthase large subunit, whose translation MSVRDNSGFTSVPKAQGLYDPRFERDACGVAMVATMRGWAGHDIVEHALTALRNLEHRGATGADPSVGDGVGVLTQIPDELLRGVCDFELPPAGRYAVGIAFMPVDPDAQWHIGERFAQIAGEEGLRVVGWRDVPVNPDGVGQAALDVMPVFRQAFVADADGEAAGIELDRMAFCLRKRIEHETDVYFPSLSARTIVYKGMLTTGQLEPFFPDLSDERFTSQLALVHQRFSTNTFPSWKLAHPYRMIAHNGEINTVRGNQNWMRARESTLASEVFGGDLSRTFPVCTPGNSDSASFDEVLEMLHLAGRSLPASVLMMIPEAWENHATMDPARRAYYEYNSTIMEPWDGPACVTFTDGTLIGAVLDRNGLRPGRYSVTDDGLVVLASEAGVLDLDPTRIVRKGRLRPGRMFLLDTAEGRIVSDEEVKQELAAEHPYSEWLTAGIIKLADLSEREHVWHTPASVERRQQTFGYTQEELRVLLAPMARTGGEALGSMGTDTPIAVLSQRPRLIFDYFSQLFAQVTNPPLDSIREELVTSLGTLMGPESNALEIGPAHARQVELPFPVIDNDELSKLVHINAEGNFPGYGTYVIRGTYNVEGGATALRARLQGIFAEVSQAIADGYRFVVLSDRDSNSEFAPIPSLLLTAAVHHHLVREKTRTQVGLLVEAGDVREVHHVALLVGYGAAAVNPYLAMESVEDMVRRGELPEISADQATRNLIKALGKGLLKVMSKMGISTVASYRGAQVFEAVGLSDELIKDYFTDTFSRLGGVGLDVIAKEVAARHATAYPKSGQRPPHRTIETGGEYQWRRDGEPHLFDPETVFRLQHSTRSRRYDIFKQYTARVDEQSARLMTLRGLFRFDSGREPIPLDEVEPVSEIVKRFSTGAMSYGSISKEAHETLAVAMNRIGARSNTGEGGEDLDRLLDPERRSSIKQVASGRFGVTSVYLTQADDIQIKMAQGAKPGEGGQLPGPKVYPWIAGTRHSTPGVGLISPPPHHDIYSIEDLAQLIHDLKNANPQARIHVKLVSEVGVGTVAAGVSKAHADVVLISGHDGGTGAAPMTSLKHAGGPWEIGLAETQQTLLLNNLRDRIVVQTDGQLKTGRDVVVAALLGAEEFGFASAPLVVSGCIMMRVCHLDTCPVGVATQNPELRARFSGKPEFVETFFEYIAEEVRELLAELGFATIDEAVGQVGALDTREAVDHWKAQGLDLSPVLADVDVPEGSPRHHTVAQEHGLAKALDQQLIVLSADALQDKAPVRIELPVSNVNRTVGTMLGHEVTKRYPEGLADGTIDISLTGTAGQSLGAFLPPGITLRVFGEGNDYVAKGLSGGRVVVRPTRDASFVPELNAIAGNVIAYGATSGEVFLRGQVGERFCVRNSGATAVVEGVGDHGCEYMTGGTVLVLGPTGRNFGAGMSGGVAFVLDLDEQMVNTELVDVLPIREDDLERVHTLLRDHHEWTESQVAAKLLANWPEAAERLSLVLPRDYQRVLDVRAKADEEGLDPDGGQVWERIMEVNRG comes from the coding sequence ATGAGCGTTCGCGACAACTCCGGCTTCACCTCGGTGCCGAAGGCCCAGGGGCTCTACGACCCCCGTTTCGAGCGGGATGCGTGCGGTGTGGCCATGGTCGCCACGATGCGCGGCTGGGCCGGGCACGACATCGTCGAGCACGCGCTGACCGCGCTGCGCAACCTCGAGCACCGCGGAGCCACCGGCGCGGACCCGAGCGTCGGCGACGGCGTCGGCGTCCTCACACAGATCCCCGACGAGCTGCTGCGCGGGGTGTGCGACTTCGAGCTGCCCCCCGCCGGCCGGTACGCCGTCGGGATCGCCTTCATGCCCGTCGACCCCGATGCCCAGTGGCACATCGGCGAGCGTTTCGCGCAGATCGCCGGCGAGGAGGGTCTGCGGGTCGTCGGCTGGCGCGACGTGCCGGTCAACCCCGACGGTGTCGGGCAGGCAGCGCTCGACGTGATGCCGGTCTTCCGCCAGGCCTTCGTGGCCGACGCCGACGGTGAGGCTGCGGGGATCGAGCTGGACCGGATGGCGTTCTGTCTGCGCAAGCGCATCGAGCACGAGACCGACGTGTACTTCCCGTCGCTGTCGGCGCGGACCATCGTCTACAAGGGCATGCTCACCACCGGTCAGCTGGAGCCGTTCTTCCCGGACCTGTCCGACGAGCGCTTCACCTCCCAGCTGGCCCTGGTGCACCAGCGCTTCTCCACCAACACCTTCCCGTCGTGGAAGCTGGCCCATCCCTACCGGATGATCGCGCACAACGGCGAGATCAACACCGTGCGCGGCAACCAGAACTGGATGCGCGCCCGCGAGTCCACCCTGGCCAGCGAGGTCTTCGGCGGCGACCTGTCGCGCACGTTCCCGGTCTGCACTCCGGGCAACTCCGACTCCGCGTCGTTCGACGAGGTCCTGGAGATGCTGCACCTGGCGGGTCGCAGCCTGCCCGCCTCGGTGCTGATGATGATCCCCGAGGCGTGGGAGAACCACGCGACGATGGACCCCGCCCGCCGCGCGTACTACGAGTACAACTCCACGATCATGGAGCCCTGGGACGGGCCGGCCTGCGTGACCTTCACCGACGGCACCCTGATCGGCGCGGTCCTCGATCGCAACGGACTGCGTCCCGGCCGCTACTCGGTCACCGACGACGGACTGGTCGTGCTCGCCTCCGAGGCCGGCGTACTCGACCTCGACCCCACCCGCATCGTGCGCAAGGGACGGCTGCGTCCGGGTCGGATGTTCCTGCTCGACACCGCCGAGGGCCGGATCGTGAGCGACGAGGAGGTCAAGCAGGAGCTGGCCGCCGAGCACCCGTACAGCGAGTGGCTGACCGCCGGGATCATCAAGCTCGCGGACCTCTCGGAGCGCGAGCATGTCTGGCACACTCCGGCATCGGTCGAACGCCGCCAGCAGACGTTCGGCTACACCCAGGAGGAGCTGCGGGTGCTCCTGGCGCCCATGGCCCGCACCGGCGGCGAAGCGCTCGGCTCGATGGGCACCGACACCCCGATCGCGGTGCTGTCGCAGCGCCCGCGGCTCATCTTCGACTACTTCAGCCAGCTCTTCGCCCAGGTCACCAACCCGCCGCTGGACTCCATCCGCGAGGAGCTGGTCACCTCCCTCGGCACCCTGATGGGTCCGGAGAGCAACGCTCTGGAGATCGGGCCGGCGCACGCCCGCCAGGTCGAGCTGCCCTTCCCGGTCATCGACAACGACGAGCTGTCCAAGCTCGTGCACATCAACGCCGAGGGCAACTTCCCGGGCTACGGCACCTACGTCATCCGCGGCACCTACAACGTCGAGGGCGGCGCGACCGCGCTGCGCGCGCGGCTGCAGGGCATCTTCGCCGAGGTGAGCCAGGCCATCGCCGACGGCTACCGCTTCGTGGTGCTGTCGGACCGGGACAGCAACTCCGAGTTCGCGCCCATCCCGTCGCTGCTGCTGACCGCCGCCGTGCACCACCACCTGGTGCGCGAGAAGACCCGCACCCAGGTCGGGCTGCTGGTCGAGGCGGGCGACGTGCGCGAGGTGCACCACGTCGCGCTGCTCGTCGGGTACGGCGCGGCCGCGGTCAACCCCTACCTCGCCATGGAGTCCGTCGAGGACATGGTCCGGCGCGGCGAGCTGCCCGAGATCAGCGCCGACCAGGCCACCCGCAACCTGATCAAGGCACTCGGCAAGGGCCTGCTCAAGGTGATGTCGAAGATGGGCATCTCCACGGTCGCGTCCTACCGGGGCGCGCAGGTCTTCGAGGCGGTCGGACTGTCCGACGAGCTCATCAAGGACTACTTCACCGACACCTTCTCCCGTCTCGGCGGGGTCGGGCTGGACGTCATCGCCAAGGAGGTCGCCGCCCGGCACGCCACGGCGTACCCCAAGAGCGGCCAGCGTCCGCCGCACCGCACCATCGAGACCGGCGGGGAGTACCAGTGGCGGCGCGACGGCGAGCCGCACCTCTTCGACCCCGAGACCGTCTTCCGGCTGCAGCACTCGACCCGGTCGCGGCGCTACGACATCTTCAAGCAGTACACCGCACGCGTCGACGAGCAGTCCGCGCGACTCATGACGCTGCGCGGGCTCTTCCGCTTCGACTCCGGCCGCGAGCCCATCCCGCTGGACGAGGTCGAGCCGGTCAGCGAGATCGTGAAGCGCTTCTCCACCGGCGCGATGAGCTACGGCTCGATCAGCAAGGAGGCGCACGAGACCCTGGCGGTCGCGATGAACCGGATCGGCGCGCGCTCCAACACCGGTGAGGGCGGTGAGGACCTGGACCGGTTGCTCGACCCCGAACGCCGTTCGTCGATCAAGCAGGTCGCGTCGGGCCGGTTCGGCGTCACCTCGGTCTACCTGACCCAGGCCGACGACATCCAGATCAAGATGGCGCAGGGTGCCAAGCCCGGTGAGGGCGGCCAGCTGCCCGGCCCGAAGGTCTACCCGTGGATCGCCGGCACCCGGCACTCCACCCCGGGCGTCGGGCTGATCTCGCCCCCGCCGCACCACGACATCTACTCGATCGAGGACCTGGCGCAGCTGATCCACGACCTGAAGAACGCCAACCCCCAGGCGCGGATCCACGTCAAGCTGGTCTCCGAGGTCGGTGTCGGCACCGTGGCCGCCGGCGTCAGCAAGGCGCACGCGGACGTCGTCCTCATCTCCGGTCACGACGGCGGCACGGGTGCCGCGCCGATGACGTCCCTCAAGCACGCGGGCGGACCCTGGGAGATCGGCCTGGCCGAGACGCAGCAGACGCTGCTTCTCAACAATCTGCGCGACCGCATCGTGGTGCAGACCGACGGCCAGCTGAAGACCGGCCGCGACGTGGTCGTGGCCGCCCTGCTCGGCGCCGAGGAGTTCGGCTTCGCGAGTGCGCCGCTGGTGGTGAGCGGCTGCATCATGATGCGCGTCTGCCACCTGGACACCTGCCCGGTGGGCGTCGCCACGCAGAACCCGGAGCTGCGGGCGCGGTTCAGCGGCAAGCCGGAGTTCGTCGAGACCTTCTTCGAGTACATCGCCGAGGAGGTCCGCGAGCTGCTCGCCGAGCTCGGCTTCGCCACCATCGACGAGGCCGTCGGCCAGGTCGGCGCGTTGGACACCCGCGAGGCCGTCGACCACTGGAAGGCGCAGGGGCTGGACCTGTCGCCGGTGCTGGCCGACGTCGACGTGCCCGAGGGCTCGCCCCGTCATCACACGGTGGCGCAGGAGCACGGACTGGCCAAGGCGCTGGACCAGCAGCTGATCGTGCTGTCCGCCGACGCGCTGCAGGACAAGGCCCCGGTGCGCATCGAGCTGCCCGTCAGCAACGTCAACCGCACGGTCGGCACGATGCTCGGGCACGAGGTCACCAAGCGCTACCCCGAGGGGCTGGCCGACGGCACCATCGACATCTCCCTCACCGGCACGGCGGGGCAGTCGCTCGGCGCGTTCCTGCCCCCGGGCATCACGCTGCGGGTCTTCGGCGAGGGCAACGACTACGTCGCCAAGGGCCTGTCCGGCGGACGGGTCGTCGTCCGCCCGACGCGCGACGCGTCGTTCGTGCCGGAGCTGAACGCGATCGCTGGCAACGTGATCGCGTACGGCGCGACGAGCGGCGAGGTCTTCCTGCGCGGTCAGGTCGGCGAGCGGTTCTGCGTGCGCAACTCCGGCGCGACCGCGGTCGTCGAGGGCGTGGGCGACCACGGGTGCGAGTACATGACAGGCGGCACCGTCCTGGTGCTCGGTCCGACCGGTCGCAACTTCGGCGCCGGGATGTCCGGCGGCGTGGCGTTCGTGCTCGACCTGGACGAGCAGATGGTCAACACGGAACTCGTCGACGTCCTACCCATCCGCGAGGACGACCTGGAGCGGGTGCACACCCTGCTGCGCGACCACCACGAATGGACCGAATCGCAGGTGGCCGCCAAGCTGCTCGCGAACTGGCCCGAGGCCGCCGAGCGCCTCAGCCTCGTACTGCCGCGCGACTACCAGCGGGTGCTGGACGTGCGGGCCAAGGCCGACGAAGAGGGGCTGGACCCCGACGGCGGCCAGGTCTGGGAACGAATCATGGAGGTGAACCGTGGCTGA
- a CDS encoding glutamate synthase small subunit has protein sequence MADPRGFLKVRDRALPKRRPVSVRIKDWKEVYEEQQLAELQQQAGRCMDCGIPFCHNGCPLGNLIPEWNDLAWKGDWPDAIERLHATNNFPEFTGRLCPAPCETACVLGISEPAVTIKQVELTTIEQAFEAGAVEPQLPTRLTGKTVAVIGSGPSGLAAAQQLTRAGHTVAVYERDDKPGGLMRYGIPEFKMEKAVLDRRLEQMMAEGTRFRCSTDVGGELTGSALRQRYDAVVLAIGATVRRGLPAPGHELNGVVQAMDFLPGANRAALGEQVEDQITAKDKHVVVIGGGDTGADCIGTSHRQGAASVTSLEIMPKPGEERAEANPWPTYPMLYRVASAHEEGGERVYAISTKEFLDDGNGNVKALRLVEVERKGSGFEEVEGSEREIPADLVLLAMGFLGPQSEGLIEQLGVELDERTNVRRDADFMSSVPGVFVAGDAGRGQSLIVWAIAEGRAAARGVDAFLSGASDLPAPIAPTDRPLTV, from the coding sequence GTGGCTGACCCACGAGGGTTCCTGAAGGTCCGCGACCGGGCTCTGCCGAAGCGCCGGCCCGTCTCGGTACGGATCAAGGACTGGAAAGAGGTCTACGAGGAGCAGCAGCTCGCAGAGCTGCAGCAGCAGGCGGGCCGTTGCATGGACTGCGGAATCCCGTTCTGCCACAACGGGTGTCCTCTCGGCAACCTGATCCCCGAATGGAACGATCTTGCCTGGAAGGGCGATTGGCCCGACGCGATCGAGCGGCTGCACGCCACGAACAACTTCCCGGAGTTCACCGGCCGGCTGTGCCCTGCACCGTGCGAGACGGCGTGCGTGCTCGGGATCAGCGAGCCCGCTGTCACCATCAAGCAGGTCGAGCTGACCACCATCGAGCAGGCCTTCGAGGCCGGCGCGGTCGAGCCGCAACTGCCCACCCGTCTGACCGGCAAGACCGTGGCCGTCATCGGCTCCGGCCCCTCGGGGCTGGCCGCCGCCCAGCAGCTGACCCGGGCCGGTCACACGGTCGCCGTGTACGAACGCGACGACAAGCCCGGCGGTCTGATGCGCTACGGCATCCCCGAGTTCAAGATGGAGAAGGCGGTCCTGGACCGTCGCCTCGAGCAGATGATGGCCGAGGGCACCCGGTTCCGCTGCTCGACCGACGTCGGGGGAGAGCTCACCGGATCGGCGCTGCGCCAGCGGTACGACGCGGTCGTGCTCGCGATCGGCGCCACGGTCCGGCGCGGCCTGCCGGCCCCGGGCCACGAGCTGAACGGTGTGGTGCAGGCGATGGACTTCCTGCCGGGCGCCAACCGGGCGGCGCTCGGTGAGCAGGTCGAGGACCAGATCACCGCCAAGGACAAGCACGTGGTCGTGATCGGCGGCGGCGACACCGGGGCCGACTGCATCGGCACCTCCCACCGCCAGGGCGCCGCGTCCGTGACGTCGCTGGAGATCATGCCCAAGCCCGGTGAGGAGCGTGCCGAGGCCAACCCGTGGCCGACGTACCCGATGCTCTACCGCGTGGCGAGCGCGCACGAGGAGGGCGGCGAGCGGGTCTACGCGATCAGCACCAAGGAGTTCCTGGACGACGGCAACGGCAACGTGAAGGCACTGCGGCTGGTCGAGGTCGAGCGCAAGGGCAGCGGCTTCGAGGAGGTCGAGGGCTCCGAGCGGGAGATCCCGGCCGACCTGGTGCTGCTCGCCATGGGCTTCCTCGGCCCGCAGAGCGAGGGACTTATCGAGCAGCTCGGGGTCGAGTTGGACGAGCGCACGAACGTGCGACGCGACGCCGACTTCATGTCGAGCGTGCCGGGCGTCTTCGTCGCCGGCGACGCCGGTCGCGGCCAGTCCCTGATCGTCTGGGCGATCGCCGAGGGGCGGGCCGCCGCACGTGGTGTGGACGCGTTCCTCAGCGGCGCGTCGGACCTCCCGGCGCCGATCGCTCCGACCGATCGGCCGCTCACCGTCTGA
- the pyk gene encoding pyruvate kinase, producing MRHAKIVCTLGPATSSAERCRELVEAGMDVARLNLSHGAYEDHEEVYNNLRRASEQSGRPLAILCDLQGPKIRTGRFSAGPIVLTKGDRFTITSDDVDGTQERVSTTYKGLPGDVQPGDSLLIDDGKVSLRALQVTATDVLTEVVEGGTVSNNKGINLPGVAVSVPALSAKDEADLRWALRLGADLIALSFVREAADIDRAHEIMDEVGRRVPVVAKIEKPQAVDNLAEIVEVFDAIMVARGDLGVELPLEEVPIVQKHAVELARRAAKPVIVATQVLESMIENSRPTRAEASDCANAVLDGADAIMLSGETSVGAWPIESVRTMARIIASTEDHGLERIAPLGTRPHTKGGAVTRAAADIGELLGVKYLIPFTTSGDSALRLARLRSPRPMLAFTCDPVVRNRLALVWGVHPYLMPEVKHTDQMAMQVDEILLANGACVEGDLVVIIAGSPPGIPGSTNALRVHQMGDAKNKVAAAYDEPATSYDGPMI from the coding sequence ATGCGTCACGCCAAGATCGTCTGCACGCTCGGTCCTGCCACCTCCTCCGCGGAACGCTGTCGCGAACTGGTCGAGGCGGGCATGGACGTCGCCCGCCTCAACCTGTCGCACGGCGCCTACGAGGACCACGAGGAGGTCTACAACAACCTGCGCCGCGCCAGTGAACAGAGCGGCCGCCCATTGGCCATCCTCTGCGACCTGCAAGGCCCCAAGATCCGCACCGGCCGCTTCTCGGCCGGCCCGATCGTGCTGACCAAGGGCGATCGGTTCACCATCACCAGCGACGACGTCGACGGCACCCAGGAGCGGGTGTCCACGACGTACAAGGGACTGCCCGGCGACGTGCAGCCCGGCGACTCCCTGCTCATCGACGACGGCAAGGTCTCGCTGCGAGCCCTGCAGGTCACCGCGACCGACGTGCTCACCGAGGTCGTCGAAGGCGGCACGGTCTCCAACAACAAGGGCATCAACCTGCCCGGGGTCGCGGTGAGCGTCCCCGCGCTGTCCGCCAAGGACGAGGCCGACCTGCGGTGGGCACTGCGGCTGGGCGCCGACCTGATCGCGCTCTCTTTCGTGCGCGAGGCGGCCGACATCGACCGCGCCCACGAGATCATGGACGAGGTCGGACGCCGGGTGCCGGTCGTGGCGAAGATCGAGAAGCCCCAGGCCGTCGACAACCTGGCCGAGATCGTGGAGGTCTTCGACGCGATCATGGTGGCGCGCGGCGACCTGGGTGTGGAGCTTCCTCTCGAGGAGGTGCCGATCGTGCAGAAGCACGCGGTCGAGCTCGCCCGGCGCGCGGCCAAGCCGGTCATCGTCGCCACCCAGGTGCTGGAGTCGATGATCGAGAACTCCCGGCCGACCCGCGCCGAGGCCAGCGACTGCGCGAACGCGGTGCTGGACGGCGCCGACGCGATCATGCTGTCGGGGGAGACCAGCGTCGGCGCGTGGCCCATCGAGTCCGTCCGCACCATGGCCCGGATCATCGCGAGCACCGAGGACCACGGGCTGGAGCGCATCGCGCCGCTCGGCACCCGCCCGCACACCAAGGGCGGCGCGGTCACACGGGCCGCCGCCGACATCGGCGAACTGCTCGGGGTGAAGTACCTCATCCCGTTCACCACCAGCGGCGATTCCGCGCTGCGGCTGGCCCGGTTGCGCAGCCCCCGCCCGATGCTGGCCTTCACCTGCGACCCGGTCGTGCGCAACCGGCTCGCGCTGGTCTGGGGGGTGCACCCCTACCTGATGCCCGAGGTCAAGCACACCGACCAGATGGCCATGCAGGTCGATGAGATCCTTCTGGCCAACGGCGCCTGCGTCGAGGGCGACCTCGTGGTCATCATCGCCGGATCGCCTCCCGGCATCCCCGGCTCCACCAATGCGCTGCGGGTCCACCAGATGGGCGACGCCAAGAACAAGGTGGCGGCTGCGTACGACGAGCCGGCCACGTCGTACGACGGCCCGATGATCTAG
- a CDS encoding sodium:solute symporter family protein produces the protein MNAVSGGLRLDAGPIDYILIATYFVFVLGIGLIARSQVSSSVDFFLSGRSLPAWITGLAFVSANLGATEIMGMSANGAQIGLPTFHYYWIGAVPAMLFLAVVMMPFYYGSGVRSVPEFMYRRFGSAAHLVNSISFAVAQLLIAGINLYLLATIVNTLFGWNIWLSTVIAALIVLSYITLGGLSAAIYNEVLQFFVIVAALLPLTIIAMKKIGGWNGLTSKLTHDQTHSWPGNGLTGFSSSFLSILGIVFGLGFVLSFGYWTTNFVEVQRAMVSKDMNSAKRAPVIGSFPKMFIPFIVIIPGMAAAGLGAFAGEKKPDYNNALLFLMRDLLPNGLLGVAIAGLLAAFMAGMAANLSAFNTVMSYDIWQTYIQKDRSDDYYLAFGRIATVLGTLVAVGTSAFASQYPNVMNYLQTLFGFFNAPLFATFIVGMFWKRMTPTAGWTGLVSGTLGALVVAILSKDALGNLSIGALNLTGQGASFVSAGAAFVVDVIVSIVVTMYTSPKPESELRGLVYSMTPKADFAEGEVAHWWLSPTKLAGLSLVLVIILNVIFH, from the coding sequence GTGAACGCCGTGTCCGGCGGCCTGCGGCTGGATGCCGGGCCGATCGACTACATCCTCATCGCGACCTATTTCGTCTTCGTGCTCGGCATCGGCCTGATTGCCCGCAGTCAGGTCTCCAGCAGCGTCGACTTCTTCCTGTCCGGCCGGTCGCTACCGGCATGGATCACCGGGCTCGCGTTCGTCTCGGCCAACCTCGGCGCGACCGAGATCATGGGCATGTCGGCCAACGGCGCGCAGATCGGGCTGCCGACCTTCCACTACTACTGGATCGGCGCCGTCCCCGCGATGCTCTTCCTCGCCGTGGTGATGATGCCCTTCTACTACGGCTCCGGGGTGCGCAGTGTCCCGGAGTTCATGTACCGGCGCTTCGGTTCCGCGGCCCACCTGGTCAACTCGATCAGTTTCGCCGTGGCCCAGTTGCTGATCGCGGGCATCAACCTCTACCTGCTGGCGACCATCGTCAACACCCTGTTCGGCTGGAACATCTGGCTGTCCACGGTGATCGCTGCGCTCATCGTCCTCAGCTACATCACCCTCGGTGGTCTATCAGCGGCGATCTACAACGAGGTGCTGCAGTTCTTCGTCATCGTGGCGGCGCTGCTGCCGCTCACCATCATCGCGATGAAGAAGATCGGTGGGTGGAACGGCCTCACCAGCAAGCTCACCCACGACCAGACCCACTCGTGGCCGGGCAACGGGCTCACGGGCTTCAGCAGCTCGTTCCTCTCCATCCTCGGCATCGTCTTCGGTCTGGGCTTCGTGCTGTCGTTCGGCTACTGGACGACCAACTTCGTCGAGGTCCAGCGCGCGATGGTCAGCAAGGACATGAACTCCGCCAAGCGGGCGCCGGTCATCGGCTCCTTCCCGAAGATGTTCATCCCCTTCATCGTGATCATCCCGGGCATGGCGGCCGCCGGTCTCGGCGCGTTCGCCGGCGAGAAGAAGCCGGACTACAACAACGCGCTGCTCTTCCTGATGCGCGACCTGTTGCCGAACGGACTGCTCGGCGTCGCCATCGCCGGTCTGCTCGCGGCATTCATGGCCGGTATGGCCGCCAACCTGTCGGCGTTCAACACGGTGATGAGCTACGACATCTGGCAGACCTACATCCAGAAGGACCGCAGCGACGACTACTACCTGGCGTTCGGGCGGATCGCGACGGTCCTCGGCACGCTGGTCGCCGTAGGGACGTCGGCGTTCGCCAGCCAGTACCCGAACGTCATGAACTACCTGCAGACCCTCTTCGGGTTCTTCAACGCACCGCTCTTCGCGACCTTCATCGTCGGCATGTTCTGGAAGCGGATGACCCCCACGGCCGGCTGGACCGGTCTGGTGTCGGGAACGCTCGGCGCTCTCGTAGTGGCGATCCTGTCCAAGGACGCGCTCGGCAACTTGTCCATCGGCGCGCTGAACCTCACCGGCCAGGGCGCCAGCTTCGTCAGTGCAGGTGCGGCATTCGTCGTCGACGTGATCGTGAGCATCGTGGTCACGATGTACACGAGTCCCAAGCCGGAGTCGGAGCTTCGGGGACTGGTCTACTCGATGACCCCCAAGGCCGACTTCGCCGAAGGCGAGGTCGCCCACTGGTGGCTCTCCCCCACCAAGCTGGCCGGTTTGTCCCTGGTCCTCGTCATCATCCTCAACGTCATCTTCCACTAA
- a CDS encoding DeoR/GlpR family DNA-binding transcription regulator yields the protein MLARERQERILSRVRADGSARVAQLTAQFGVSEMTIRRDLDQLDSEGLVDKVHGGATMPRQAVTDEPGFSRKSQLKMAEKKAIAREAAALIRPGWAVGFGGGTTAWQVAQELGAGAVTGLTIVTNSIQVATAIDPEGAGPNVILTGGLRTPSDALVGPVALNTMRSLHLDALVLGAHGFDPGRGLTTPNLMESEINRAMIDGANRLIVVADSSKWGVGGLATFARFDEIDILVTDTGLPRDARTALEGAIGAIHLVDVQGGTADEGH from the coding sequence GTGCTAGCTCGCGAACGCCAGGAGCGCATCCTGTCGCGAGTCCGGGCCGACGGCAGCGCGCGGGTCGCTCAGCTGACGGCCCAGTTCGGGGTGTCGGAGATGACCATCCGACGCGATCTGGACCAGTTGGACTCCGAAGGCCTGGTCGACAAGGTGCACGGCGGCGCGACGATGCCGCGGCAGGCGGTCACCGACGAACCGGGATTCAGCCGCAAGTCGCAGTTGAAGATGGCGGAGAAGAAGGCCATCGCCCGCGAGGCGGCGGCACTGATCCGCCCGGGCTGGGCCGTCGGTTTCGGCGGCGGTACGACGGCCTGGCAGGTCGCGCAGGAACTCGGCGCCGGCGCGGTCACGGGGTTGACCATCGTGACCAACTCGATCCAGGTGGCGACGGCGATCGACCCCGAGGGCGCCGGTCCCAACGTCATCCTCACCGGCGGGCTGCGCACGCCGTCCGACGCGCTCGTCGGGCCGGTGGCGCTCAACACCATGCGCAGCCTGCACCTGGACGCACTCGTCCTGGGCGCCCACGGTTTCGACCCCGGACGCGGACTCACCACCCCCAACCTGATGGAGTCGGAGATCAACCGCGCGATGATCGACGGCGCCAATCGCCTGATCGTCGTGGCGGATTCGAGCAAATGGGGAGTGGGAGGACTCGCGACGTTCGCCAGATTCGACGAGATCGACATCCTGGTGACCGACACCGGTCTCCCGCGCGACGCGCGAACCGCTCTGGAGGGCGCCATCGGCGCCATCCACCTCGTCGATGTGCAAGGAGGCACCGCCGATGAAGGTCACTAA